DNA sequence from the Deinococcus humi genome:
CCCCAGGAAGCTGATGCCGCTGACCACCGCGCCCAATAGGCCGATCATGTCGAAGCGTACGCCATTGTCCCAATCGCCAAACGAGGTGATCAGCGTCTCGGCCAGCACCACGAACAGCGCTGAACTCATGCCGATCAACATGTGGGTCCGCAGGCCCGCGCTGCGGTGGAGCTGTTCACGCTCCCAACCAATGGCGCCGCTGAGGACAAAGGCGACCAGTAGACCCTGCATCAGCTTCAATTCATCCCAGATGGCTTCCATGGCCTCAGTTTAAGCAGGCGGCCAGCCCTGGCTCCCGCTTCGTCTCCGGGGGTAAAGAAGCAGGCTCATCTGCGCCTTGATAGGATGGCAGACCTGATGACCTCCCGGTTCGTGATGAGCAGCCCTGTGTCTGGCAGTCCCCTGTCCCAAGGGGTGACCCCGTGAGCGGCGGTCTGGTGGCCCTGCTCGATGACGTGGCGGCGCTGGCCAAGCTGGCCGCTGCTTCCGTCGATGACATCGGGGCGGCAGCGGGCCGGGCCGGGGTCAAGGCCGTCGGCGTGGTGGTGGACGATACGGCGGTCACGCCGCGTTACGTCACCGGTTTCACGCCGGACCGCGAACTGCCGATCATCTGGCGCATCGCCCGGGGATCGCTGAAGAACAAGATCGTGTTCATCCTGCCTGCCGCCCTGCTGCTCAGCCAGTTTCTGCCGTGGGCGCTCAACCCGCTGCTGATGGTGGGCGGAGCCTACCTGTGTTTTGAAGGGGCCGAGAAGCTCTACGAGGCCATCTGGGGGCACCACGACACGCAGCAGGAGGAAGTGATCAAGCTGAGCAGCGCCGCCCACGAGGAAAAGATGGTCTCGGGCGCGATCCGCACCGACTTTATCCTGTCGGCAGAAATCATGGCGATCTCGCTGGCCGAGGTGGCCGACCAGCCCCTCGTTTCCCGCGCGCTGATCCTGGTGGTGGTGGCCCTGATGATCACCGCGCTGGTTTACGGCGTGGTGGGCCTGATCGTCAAGGCCGACGACTTCGGCCTGAAGCTGACCCGCAGCGGCTCAGGTGCGGCGCAGGCCATCGGACGCGGGCTGGTCAAGGGCATGCCCGTGGTCATGTCGGCCCTGTCGGTGATCGGTACGGCGGCCATGCTGTGGGTGGGCGGCCACATCATCATCGACGGGCTGGACAAGTTCGGGCTGACCTGGCCGGCCCATACCCTGCATGAGCTGGCGCTGGCCGCAGGGCACGCGATTCCCTTTGCAGAGGGTGTTGTGGAATGGCTGGTAGAAACGCTGGGCTCGGCTCTGGTGGGCGTGTTGCTGGGCGGAATCATCGTGGCGGCGCTGCACCTGCGGCCTGCCAAGGCGGCGGCCCACTGAGGGGTTGACCGGG
Encoded proteins:
- a CDS encoding MgtC/SapB family protein; its protein translation is MEAIWDELKLMQGLLVAFVLSGAIGWEREQLHRSAGLRTHMLIGMSSALFVVLAETLITSFGDWDNGVRFDMIGLLGAVVSGISFLGAGAIFSDRGHKAKGLTTAAGMLATAAVGVACGLHLYVLATGATLLFLFTLSVISRLTKEEGKVSAEDQE
- a CDS encoding DUF808 domain-containing protein; amino-acid sequence: MSGGLVALLDDVAALAKLAAASVDDIGAAAGRAGVKAVGVVVDDTAVTPRYVTGFTPDRELPIIWRIARGSLKNKIVFILPAALLLSQFLPWALNPLLMVGGAYLCFEGAEKLYEAIWGHHDTQQEEVIKLSSAAHEEKMVSGAIRTDFILSAEIMAISLAEVADQPLVSRALILVVVALMITALVYGVVGLIVKADDFGLKLTRSGSGAAQAIGRGLVKGMPVVMSALSVIGTAAMLWVGGHIIIDGLDKFGLTWPAHTLHELALAAGHAIPFAEGVVEWLVETLGSALVGVLLGGIIVAALHLRPAKAAAH